The window GGAGCACCGACTTCGCCGGCCGCGCCCTCAACATTCTGGTTCTGGATCGCCGTCGACAGATCGCTGGCTGTTATGTTCAGCGCCGCCATGCGATCCGGCTGCATCCAGATGCGCATGCTGTATTCCAGACTGCCCATCATGGAGATGTTTCCAACACCTTCGACGCGGGTCAGGGCATCCACCACGAAATCGACTGCGTAATTGCCCAAAAACAGGGCGTCATGATCTTCATTGCTGGACAGCAGGTTGAAGATCATCAGCATGTCGCCGAACTGCTTTGTGGTGCTGACGCCTTGCTGGGTAACGGATGAGGGCAGGGTCGGCGAGGCCAGTGTCACCTTGTTCTGCACATTAACGGCAGCAACATCCGGGTCGGTCCCAAGATCGAAAGTAACAGCAAGCGAATAGCTGCCGTCATTCGAACTCGATGACGACATGTACATCATGTTTTCGACCGCGTTGATCTGCTCCTCAAGCGGCGCGGCAACTGCTTCCTGAACGAGTTCGGCATTGGCGCCGGGATAAGTCGCATGAACAAAGATTTGCGGCGGAGCGATGTCCGGATACTGAGCGACAGGGATAGTGCGAATGGCAATGGCTCCGACAAGCATCGTCAGTATTGCGATGACGACCGCGAATTTCGGACGGTCGATGAAGAATTCGGAGATCATTGGTCGCTCTGCCCCTGGGCGGTGACCGCTTTGACCTGTTGCCCCGCATGGACTTTCTGGAGACCTTCGACGATCACCCTCTCGCCGTCGGTCAATCCCTTCTCAATCTCCAGAAGGGTGCCCTTTGTCCTGCCGACCGAGACATTGCGGCGCTCAACCGTGTCCTTGTCGTTGACCACGAAGACGAAGTGTCCCTCCTTGTCGAGCTGGAGCGCGGCCTGCGGGACGGCGACGATGGGTTGGGCGTTCGGGTTCTCGAGCGTCAGGGAAACAAACTGGCCCGGTAGCAGAACGGAATCGGCATTGGGGAAGCTGGCGCGAAGTTCGATCGTATCGGTCGTTTCCTGGACTTCGGTGTCCACGTAGACCACCGCGCCCTTTTGAGGATAGGTTTCGCCGTCTGCGAGCGTGAGCGTTGCGGCGAACGTTGACGAACCGCCGGTGATCAGGCCGTTTCGCCGCTCCTCCAGCAGATCCCGTTCGCTGATGTAGAAAATGACGTGTATCGGATCGACGCTGTTAATGGTGGCGAGTGTTCCGCTGTCGGTGCTGACAACGTTGCCGACGTCTATGGCGCTGATGCCGATCCGGCCGTCGATCGGGCTGTAAATTCTCGTGTAACCGAGATCTATTTGCGCGGCCTCCAGTTCGGCCCGCGCGTTGGCGGTTGCGGCACGGGAGACGCCCAGGGTCGCGGTCGCAGCATCCACGACGGTTTGCGCAACGTCGCCCTTGCTCAGCAGATATGTCTGGCGCTCAAGATCGAGCGTGTCGTTCTTTAGCGTTGCTTCCGCACCCTCGACATCGGCCTTGTACTGGGCGACCGCGGCCTCGAAAGGACCACGCTCGATCTGATAGAGCAGATCTCCCCTTTTGACGAAACTGCCTTCGGTGAAATTCCTTGTCTCAAGATATCCGGTGACCCGCGCCTCCACATTGACCGTGTTGATCGCCGCTACCCGCGCGACATAGCTCTCGATCTGGCTGACGATTGTGCCCTTGACGGTCGCAATCACGACGCTTGGTACGCCGGATTCCTGCGCATGGGCGATATTCCCGATCGTTGCCGCCAGCAGTGCGCAGGCTGAAACGAAGCGAATAGTTTTCATATTCCTGTCCCCATAAGGAGAATCACCCCACGTAACAGCTTAGCATTTGTGGGTTTCGCGGGGCTGGACAATTGCGGAAAGATTGGTCTTCCTTGCGCATTCCTGTTGCGTTGCATTTGGGGCAAGGCAATCAAGCCCGATCCGGTGAGTAAGGAAAACCTCAGACATTTCGGGGACAACGTTGCAGACCATTTTTTTCGAGGCCGATTGATGAAACCGGAACATCCCATTTTGATATTCGAGTGCGCGAATGCGCATGGCGGCGACGCACAGGTGCTCAAGCAGACGATCACCAGGTTTGCCGAAATCGATTATCCGGAAAAGCACATCAAGTTTCAGCCGCTTCATCCCGACAGGATCGCCTTACCCGATTTCAGCGCCTACGGTATTTATCAGGAGCTTTTTTTCGAGGAAGGGGAATGGGCGGACATCATCGACCTCGCAGATAGCCGTTTTGACGGCGTGTGGCTGGATATCTTCGACAGCTACGGCGTTGACATCCTTTCCCGGAACATCGGCCGGATCGCCGGGATCAAGCTGCAGTCTTCCGTATTGGAGAATTATGAGGTCATCACGCGGCTGAAGGATCTGTCCCTGTCCGACACACGCCTGATGATCAATATCTCAGGCCATGAACTGCCGTCGATCGAGCGTTTTGCCGTGTTTTTTGCTGCGCTTGAGCCCGCCGAGATTGTTTTGCAATTGGGTTTCCAGGATTACCCCACGAGGATCGAGGATACGGGGCTCAACAAGATCGCGCCGCTGCGTGCGGCCTTTCCCGGCTTGACGTTGTGCCTGGCGGATCACGCGCCCGCCGAGGATGATCTGGCAACCATCGTTCCCCTGCTTGGCGTTGCAGCCGGCTGTGCCATGGTGGAGAAGCATATCTGCCTCGACAGAACCGGGGCGAAATACGATTTTCATTCCGCTCTGCATCCCGATGAGATGCGGATTGTCGCCGATCGTCTCGCACAGCTTCCGGCAATGTCGGGTGTGCCGTTCATATCGGACCCGGAAAAGAACTATCTGGCGACGACCGTTCAGGTGCCGGTGGCGGCGCATGATCTCCCGGAGGGATCCACGCTCGCTTTCTCCGACCTGATTTACCGCCGGACCGCGCAGGCGGGCGAACCGCTCAGCGAGTTGATGCGGGCGCAAGGGCGACCAAGCGTTCTTGGGCAGCCAATCGGTGAGGGGCAGACAATCAACGCCAGTCAGTTTCGTCCGGCAAAGGTTGGCGTTATCGTTGCCTGCCGCATGAAATCTTCGCGTCTTAAGAACAAAGCCGTTGCTCCGATAGCGGGCCGTCCGTCGGTCGAGCGCTGCCTGGAGAACTGCCTGATGATTGACGGCGCTGATCTTGTCGTGCTGGCAACGTCGACGTTGGAAGACGATGCAGGTCTTGAGGATTACACGCTGGATGGACGGACGCGTTTCTGGCAGGGCGATCCTGACGATGTCATCCAGCGTTATCTCGGCGCTTGCGAGGCCTTTGGTATCGATGTCGTGATCCGTGTGACGGCGGACTGCCCGGTTGTCTCGCCGGAAATCGCAGCCGCCCTGCTGGAACGCCATTTCACTTCCGGTGCAGACTATACCGTGGCTGCGCAATGCGCTGTGGGAAGCGGAACTGAGATCATCAATCGCGAGGCGCTGCAACGGGTGATCGACCTGAAGGGCGGGGCGCAGCACTCCGAGTATATGACCTGGTATTTCCAGAACAACACACACATCTTCAAGGTCGAAACGGTTGATCTGCCCGGCGATCTTGTAAGAGACTACCGTCTTACATTGGATTATCCTGAAGACTTGGAGTTGTTCTCACAGCTCTATGAACGCCTGGCGCGGGATGGGCGGGATGCCTCACTGAAGAATGTCTTCGCGGTGCTGGATGGCGATGAACAACTGGCCAATGTCAACCGGCACCTCAGCCTTTCCTACAGGACTGATCACGATCTCATATCCAGGCTCAACAAAGAGACGAAAATCGACATTGGATGATGCGGCCGGGCGGTTTGCTGCTGTTCGATCTATTTCTCGAGAGCCAGCCGCAGACCTTCGATGACCTTGTCCTGTTCGGCATCTGTCAGCGCCGGGAACAGGGGCAGGGATATCGCTTCTTTGTAATAGCCCTCGGCGTTGGGGAAATCACCGGGGCCAAATCCGAGATTGCGGTAATAGGGCTGCAGGTGGATCGGGATGTAATGCAGATTGACGCCGATGCCGGCTTCTCTCAGTTTTTCAAACACATCCCGTTGATCTAACGCAATCCGGTCCCTCATCAGGCGCACGACATAAAGATGCCAGGCCGATGTGGTGTCTGCGGGTTGGACGGGCAGGGTCAGCGGCAGAGATTGCAGCAGCGTTCCGTAGCGGTCTGCAAGCTGCGTGCGGCGCGCAACAAAACCATCAAGCTTTTGAAGCTGGCTGTAACCCAGGGCCGCCTGAATGTCGGTCAGCCTGTAATTGTGCCCAAGTTCGAGCTGCTGATAGTACCAGGGGCCGTCGGAGGGCTGATCCATCAGCTCCGGATCGCGGGTGATGCCGTGCGAACGCAGCATGGCCATTTTGTCG is drawn from Hoeflea prorocentri and contains these coding sequences:
- a CDS encoding efflux RND transporter periplasmic adaptor subunit, producing the protein MKTIRFVSACALLAATIGNIAHAQESGVPSVVIATVKGTIVSQIESYVARVAAINTVNVEARVTGYLETRNFTEGSFVKRGDLLYQIERGPFEAAVAQYKADVEGAEATLKNDTLDLERQTYLLSKGDVAQTVVDAATATLGVSRAATANARAELEAAQIDLGYTRIYSPIDGRIGISAIDVGNVVSTDSGTLATINSVDPIHVIFYISERDLLEERRNGLITGGSSTFAATLTLADGETYPQKGAVVYVDTEVQETTDTIELRASFPNADSVLLPGQFVSLTLENPNAQPIVAVPQAALQLDKEGHFVFVVNDKDTVERRNVSVGRTKGTLLEIEKGLTDGERVIVEGLQKVHAGQQVKAVTAQGQSDQ
- a CDS encoding cytidylyltransferase domain-containing protein — its product is MKPEHPILIFECANAHGGDAQVLKQTITRFAEIDYPEKHIKFQPLHPDRIALPDFSAYGIYQELFFEEGEWADIIDLADSRFDGVWLDIFDSYGVDILSRNIGRIAGIKLQSSVLENYEVITRLKDLSLSDTRLMINISGHELPSIERFAVFFAALEPAEIVLQLGFQDYPTRIEDTGLNKIAPLRAAFPGLTLCLADHAPAEDDLATIVPLLGVAAGCAMVEKHICLDRTGAKYDFHSALHPDEMRIVADRLAQLPAMSGVPFISDPEKNYLATTVQVPVAAHDLPEGSTLAFSDLIYRRTAQAGEPLSELMRAQGRPSVLGQPIGEGQTINASQFRPAKVGVIVACRMKSSRLKNKAVAPIAGRPSVERCLENCLMIDGADLVVLATSTLEDDAGLEDYTLDGRTRFWQGDPDDVIQRYLGACEAFGIDVVIRVTADCPVVSPEIAAALLERHFTSGADYTVAAQCAVGSGTEIINREALQRVIDLKGGAQHSEYMTWYFQNNTHIFKVETVDLPGDLVRDYRLTLDYPEDLELFSQLYERLARDGRDASLKNVFAVLDGDEQLANVNRHLSLSYRTDHDLISRLNKETKIDIG